The Streptomyces nitrosporeus genome includes a window with the following:
- the mmsA gene encoding multiple monosaccharide ABC transporter ATP-binding protein, with product MAGPVLEMRSIVKTFPGVTALSDVTLTVRRGEVHAICGENGAGKSTLMKVLSGVHPHGSYEGDVLFEDGICRFKDIRASEEHGIVIIHQELALVPYLSVAENIFLGNEHAARGLINWNDTLRHASELLRRVGLAEHPETRVADIGVGKQQLVEIAKALSKKVKLLILDEPTAALNDEDSGKLLDLILSLKEQGITSIIISHKLNEIRRVADSVTIIRDGRSIETLDVKAPETTEDRIISGMVGRDLEHRFPERTPHHPEEGTAPALEIRNWTVHHPVDQQRKVVDDVSIEVRRGEIVGIAGLMGAGRTELAMSVFGRSYGRYAGGTVLRDGTEVRTKTVPQAVRHGIAYATEDRKHYGLNLIDTINRNISLTALGKVARRGVVDEHEERRVAEGFRTSMNIKAPTVFEPVGKLSGGNQQKVVLSKWIFAGPEVLILDEPTRGIDVGAKYEIYTVIDQLAAQGKAVVFISSELPELLGMCDRIYTMAAGRLTGEFSRAEASQEALMRQMTKDKEVTR from the coding sequence ATGGCGGGACCCGTCCTGGAAATGCGCTCGATCGTCAAGACCTTCCCCGGCGTCACGGCGCTCTCGGACGTCACCCTGACCGTCCGCCGGGGCGAGGTCCACGCCATCTGCGGTGAGAACGGCGCCGGCAAGTCGACCCTGATGAAGGTGCTCTCCGGTGTGCACCCGCACGGCAGTTACGAAGGGGACGTCCTCTTCGAGGACGGGATCTGCCGGTTCAAGGACATCCGGGCGAGCGAAGAGCACGGCATCGTGATCATCCACCAGGAGCTGGCGCTGGTGCCGTACCTGTCCGTCGCGGAGAACATCTTCCTCGGCAACGAGCACGCCGCGCGCGGACTGATCAACTGGAACGACACCCTCAGGCACGCGAGCGAACTGCTGCGCCGGGTCGGCCTGGCCGAGCACCCGGAGACCCGCGTCGCCGACATCGGCGTGGGCAAACAGCAGCTGGTGGAGATCGCCAAGGCGCTGTCGAAGAAGGTGAAACTGCTCATCCTCGACGAGCCGACGGCGGCGCTCAACGACGAGGACAGCGGCAAACTCCTCGACCTGATCCTCTCGTTGAAGGAACAGGGCATCACCTCGATCATCATCTCGCACAAGCTGAACGAGATACGCCGGGTCGCCGACTCGGTCACGATCATCCGCGACGGGCGGTCCATCGAGACGCTCGACGTGAAGGCGCCGGAGACGACCGAGGACCGGATCATCAGCGGGATGGTGGGCCGCGACCTGGAGCACCGCTTCCCCGAGCGGACCCCCCACCACCCCGAGGAGGGCACTGCGCCCGCCCTGGAGATCCGCAACTGGACCGTGCACCACCCCGTCGACCAGCAGCGCAAGGTCGTCGACGACGTCTCGATCGAGGTGCGGCGCGGCGAGATCGTCGGCATCGCCGGACTCATGGGCGCCGGCCGCACCGAGCTGGCGATGAGCGTCTTCGGCCGCTCCTACGGCCGTTACGCGGGCGGTACCGTCCTGCGGGACGGCACCGAGGTCCGTACGAAGACCGTCCCCCAGGCGGTACGGCACGGCATCGCGTACGCAACCGAGGACCGCAAGCACTACGGCCTCAACCTCATCGACACCATCAACCGGAACATCTCGCTGACCGCGCTGGGCAAGGTCGCCCGGCGGGGCGTGGTCGACGAGCACGAGGAGCGGCGGGTCGCCGAGGGCTTCCGCACGTCCATGAACATCAAGGCGCCGACCGTCTTCGAGCCGGTGGGCAAGCTGTCCGGCGGCAACCAGCAGAAGGTCGTCCTCAGCAAGTGGATCTTCGCGGGCCCCGAGGTGCTGATCCTGGACGAGCCCACACGCGGGATCGACGTGGGCGCCAAGTACGAGATCTACACGGTCATCGACCAGCTGGCGGCCCAGGGCAAGGCGGTCGTCTTCATCTCCTCCGAACTGCCGGAGCTGCTCGGCATGTGCGACCGCATCTACACGATGGCCGCGGGGCGGCTGACGGGCGAGTTCTCGCGGGCCGAGGCCTCCCAGGAAGCGCTGATGCGCCAGATGACGAAGGACAAAGAGGTAACACGATGA
- the chvE gene encoding multiple monosaccharide ABC transporter substrate-binding protein, whose amino-acid sequence MRNRRAALAAMASAASLALVLTACGQNSEGGSEEDKKGSEDATIGIAMPTKSSERWISDGANVEKELKAKGYRTKLVYGEDDPDQQVSQIENMITQGVDALIIAAIDNKSLDNVLQQAKDADIPVISYDRLILGTENVDYYASFDNEKVGELQGTYIVDELGLQDGEKGPFSIELFAGSNDDNNTKYFFQGAMNVLKPYMDDGKLVVRSKQTALNQVTTLRWDGGTAQKRMDDLLTSSYRSARVDAVLSPYDGISIGILSALKSDGYGTKAKPLPVVTGQDAEVASVKSIIAGEQTQTVYKDLRRLAEVASDMVDAVLNDKEPETNDTESYDNGAKVVPAFLLQPVSVDRNNYEKELVDGGYYTADDLK is encoded by the coding sequence ATGCGCAACCGCAGAGCCGCACTTGCCGCCATGGCCTCCGCCGCCTCCCTCGCCCTCGTCCTGACCGCCTGCGGCCAGAACAGCGAAGGCGGCAGCGAGGAGGACAAGAAGGGGTCCGAGGACGCCACGATCGGCATCGCGATGCCGACCAAGTCCTCCGAACGCTGGATCTCCGACGGGGCCAACGTCGAGAAGGAGCTGAAGGCCAAGGGGTACAGGACGAAGCTCGTCTACGGCGAGGACGACCCGGACCAGCAGGTCTCCCAGATCGAGAACATGATCACGCAGGGCGTGGACGCCCTGATCATCGCCGCGATCGACAACAAGTCCCTCGACAACGTGCTGCAGCAGGCCAAGGACGCCGACATCCCGGTGATCTCCTACGACCGGCTGATCCTCGGCACGGAGAACGTCGACTACTACGCCTCGTTCGACAACGAGAAGGTCGGCGAGCTGCAGGGCACCTACATCGTGGACGAGCTGGGTCTCCAGGACGGCGAGAAGGGCCCCTTCAGCATCGAGCTGTTCGCCGGTTCCAACGACGACAACAACACCAAGTACTTCTTCCAGGGCGCGATGAACGTGCTCAAGCCCTACATGGACGACGGGAAGCTGGTCGTCAGGTCGAAGCAGACCGCGCTCAACCAGGTCACCACCCTGCGCTGGGACGGCGGCACCGCGCAGAAGCGCATGGACGACCTGCTGACCTCCAGCTACCGCAGCGCCCGGGTCGACGCCGTGCTCTCGCCGTACGACGGCATCTCCATCGGCATCCTCTCCGCCCTGAAGTCGGACGGCTACGGCACGAAGGCCAAGCCGCTGCCCGTCGTCACCGGGCAGGACGCCGAGGTCGCCTCGGTGAAGTCGATCATCGCGGGCGAGCAGACGCAGACCGTCTACAAGGACCTGCGGCGGCTCGCCGAGGTCGCCTCGGACATGGTCGACGCGGTCCTGAACGACAAGGAGCCCGAGACCAACGACACCGAGTCCTACGACAACGGTGCCAAGGTCGTCCCCGCCTTCCTGCTGCAGCCGGTCAGCGTCGACAGGAACAACTACGAGAAGGAGCTCGTCGACGGCGGCTACTACACCGCGGACGACCTCAAGTAA
- a CDS encoding zinc-dependent alcohol dehydrogenase, with the protein MTPLSRSLTVEGPGVHRLGRGPLPEPGPGEVRVRVAAAGICMSDREVYDGHRDPAFVRYPLVPGHEWSGTVDAVGQGVDPALLGRRTVAEGFRACGRCARCREGETSLCTAGYDETGFTRPGAFADHLVVPARLLHPLADDADLRAAALLEPAAVTAAAVRAGAPEPGERVAVLGAGTLGLLAVQLLAAYSPAELAVIDPRRRRAAAGLGFGASEARGPGEAEEVRGRYDLVVETAGAPTTAADACLLARRGGRVVLTGMFAPGAAGIDPVHLSLNRLTVRGVFGASSAAWTYAVRAFTAGVLDPAPLITHEFPLERFAEAVALVGAGDPETGKVLLRP; encoded by the coding sequence GTGACGCCCCTGTCCCGTTCCCTGACCGTCGAGGGGCCCGGTGTGCACCGCCTCGGCCGGGGCCCCCTCCCCGAGCCGGGGCCCGGGGAGGTCAGGGTCCGGGTGGCCGCGGCCGGCATCTGCATGAGCGACCGCGAGGTGTACGACGGCCACCGCGACCCGGCTTTCGTGCGCTATCCGCTCGTGCCGGGCCACGAGTGGTCGGGCACCGTGGACGCGGTCGGGCAGGGCGTGGACCCGGCGCTGCTCGGGCGGCGTACGGTCGCCGAGGGCTTCCGGGCCTGCGGGCGGTGCGCGCGGTGCCGTGAGGGTGAGACCTCCCTGTGCACGGCGGGGTACGACGAGACGGGCTTCACCCGGCCGGGGGCGTTCGCCGACCACCTGGTGGTCCCGGCCCGGCTGCTGCACCCGCTCGCCGACGACGCGGACCTGCGGGCCGCCGCCCTGCTGGAGCCCGCCGCGGTGACGGCCGCCGCGGTGCGGGCCGGGGCTCCCGAGCCGGGGGAACGCGTCGCCGTACTGGGGGCGGGGACCCTGGGCCTGCTCGCCGTACAGCTGCTCGCCGCGTACTCCCCCGCCGAGCTGGCCGTGATCGACCCGCGCCGCCGGCGTGCCGCCGCCGGCCTGGGGTTCGGCGCGTCGGAGGCCCGCGGACCGGGGGAGGCCGAGGAGGTGCGCGGGCGTTACGACCTGGTCGTGGAGACGGCCGGGGCGCCCACCACGGCGGCCGACGCCTGCCTGCTGGCCCGGCGCGGCGGGCGGGTGGTGCTGACGGGGATGTTCGCACCGGGCGCGGCGGGCATCGACCCGGTGCACCTCTCGCTGAACCGGCTCACCGTCCGGGGCGTCTTCGGGGCGTCGTCGGCGGCCTGGACCTACGCGGTACGGGCCTTCACCGCCGGGGTGCTCGACCCGGCCCCGCTGATCACCCACGAGTTCCCGCTGGAGCGGTTCGCCGAGGCCGTGGCGCTGGTGGGGGCGGGTGACCCGGAGACCGGGAAGGTGCTGCTGCGCCCCTGA
- a CDS encoding mandelate racemase/muconate lactonizing enzyme family protein encodes MRITGISTHVVGTPWRNLTYVQVHTDEGLTGVGETRMLGHTDALLGYLGEASVNHIEGSDPFAVEDLVRRMKYGDFGRAGEIVMSGVAVVEMACWDIKGKALGVPVWQLLGGKVTDRVKAYANGWYTTERTPEAYHGAARAVVERGYRALKIDPFGTGHLELGPAETRYAVSLIEAVRDAIGPDTELMLEMHGRFSPSTAVRIAREMAPFAPAWLEEPVPPENLKALARVAEKVDQPIATGERIHDRIEFREIFEAQAADIIQPDIGHIGGILEARKLAATAETHYTLVAPHNVGGPVLTAASLQLAGCTPNFKILEHFNDFADAGIKKVVKGAPQVDPATGCFELSHAPGLGVELDVDAAAEFPQQRARFDLWAEGWEKRQPK; translated from the coding sequence GTGCGTATCACCGGAATCAGCACGCATGTCGTCGGCACGCCGTGGCGCAACCTCACCTATGTCCAGGTCCACACCGACGAGGGTCTCACCGGGGTCGGCGAGACCCGCATGCTCGGGCACACCGACGCACTGCTCGGATACCTCGGGGAAGCCTCCGTCAACCACATCGAGGGCTCCGACCCGTTCGCGGTGGAGGACCTCGTGCGCCGGATGAAGTACGGAGACTTCGGGCGGGCCGGTGAGATCGTGATGTCCGGTGTCGCGGTCGTCGAGATGGCCTGCTGGGACATCAAGGGCAAGGCCCTCGGGGTGCCGGTGTGGCAACTGCTCGGCGGGAAGGTCACCGACCGGGTGAAGGCGTACGCCAACGGCTGGTACACCACCGAGCGGACCCCCGAGGCGTACCACGGGGCGGCGCGGGCCGTGGTGGAGCGGGGCTACCGCGCCCTGAAGATAGACCCGTTCGGGACCGGGCACCTGGAACTCGGCCCGGCCGAGACCCGGTACGCGGTCTCGCTCATCGAGGCGGTACGGGACGCGATCGGCCCGGACACGGAGCTGATGCTGGAGATGCACGGCCGGTTCAGCCCGTCGACGGCGGTGCGGATCGCCCGCGAGATGGCGCCGTTCGCACCGGCCTGGCTGGAGGAGCCCGTCCCCCCGGAGAACCTGAAGGCGCTGGCCAGGGTCGCGGAGAAGGTGGACCAGCCGATCGCCACCGGGGAGCGCATCCACGACCGGATCGAGTTCCGCGAGATCTTCGAGGCGCAGGCCGCCGACATCATCCAGCCGGACATCGGCCACATCGGCGGCATCCTGGAGGCCCGGAAGCTCGCCGCGACCGCCGAGACCCACTACACGCTCGTCGCCCCGCACAACGTGGGCGGTCCGGTGCTCACCGCGGCGAGTCTGCAACTCGCCGGCTGCACGCCCAACTTCAAGATCCTGGAACACTTCAACGACTTCGCGGACGCCGGCATCAAGAAGGTCGTCAAGGGCGCCCCCCAGGTCGATCCGGCCACCGGCTGCTTCGAGCTCTCCCACGCCCCGGGCCTCGGCGTGGAGCTGGACGTGGACGCCGCGGCCGAGTTCCCGCAGCAGCGGGCACGGTTCGACCTGTGGGCGGAAGGCTGGGAGAAGAGGCAGCCGAAGTGA
- a CDS encoding EI24 domain-containing protein, with protein MSDLRVGIGCLFKGQRWVFGHGKWLGLGLLPGLITLIVYAGALFGLAYGADDLVSWVTPFADGWSSPWQGLLRTTLTALVFLFGLFLAVITFTAVTLLVGQPFYESLSEEVDRAEGGEAPESGLPFWRELWVSARDSVRILVRVACYGVLLFAAGFIPVVGQTVVPVIGFCVSGYFLCEELTAVALQRRGMVLKDRLALLRGHRAAVLGFGVPLSLAFLVPFVAVFLMPGAVAGATLLAREFTGAPEPAPTPAPEPAPESAPSLRKD; from the coding sequence ATGAGTGATCTCCGGGTGGGAATCGGTTGCCTGTTCAAGGGGCAGCGCTGGGTCTTCGGTCACGGGAAGTGGCTCGGTCTCGGCCTGCTGCCCGGCCTGATCACCCTGATCGTCTACGCCGGCGCGCTGTTCGGACTCGCCTACGGCGCCGACGACCTGGTCTCCTGGGTGACCCCGTTCGCCGACGGCTGGTCCTCGCCCTGGCAGGGCCTGCTGCGCACCACCCTGACCGCCCTGGTCTTCCTGTTCGGCCTGTTCCTCGCGGTCATCACCTTCACCGCGGTGACCCTGCTGGTCGGCCAGCCCTTCTACGAGTCGCTCTCCGAGGAGGTCGACCGAGCCGAGGGCGGCGAGGCCCCCGAGTCCGGACTGCCGTTCTGGCGCGAACTGTGGGTCTCCGCCCGCGACTCCGTCCGCATCCTGGTGCGCGTCGCGTGCTACGGGGTGCTGCTCTTCGCCGCCGGCTTCATCCCGGTCGTCGGGCAGACCGTCGTCCCCGTGATCGGCTTCTGCGTCTCCGGCTACTTCCTCTGCGAGGAGCTGACCGCCGTCGCCCTCCAGCGCCGGGGCATGGTGCTGAAGGACCGCCTCGCCCTGCTGCGCGGCCACCGCGCCGCGGTCCTCGGCTTCGGCGTGCCGCTCTCGCTCGCCTTCCTGGTGCCGTTCGTCGCGGTGTTCCTGATGCCGGGCGCCGTGGCCGGGGCCACGCTGCTGGCGCGCGAGTTCACCGGGGCCCCGGAGCCCGCCCCGACTCCCGCCCCGGAGCCGGCCCCGGAGTCGGCTCCCTCCCTCCGCAAGGACTGA
- a CDS encoding flavin monoamine oxidase family protein, producing MIHSDDVTTPSASPSRRSLLAGATAGAAALAVTGPAAAPAAAVPAAVPSAAPAAAPGADWEACLTVARAILVRDEQDRPLVPSYREILLGKGLPRSGGAAKKVLVVGAGPAGLAAARLLRDAGHTVTVIEANGNRVGGRIKTFRAGGHERSKPPFADPKQYAEAGAMRIPDSHPLVTGLMDGLGLKRRRFHLVDVDAGGRPANRTWIHVNGVRVRRADYAAKPQAVNRSFGVPAAYESTPASQIVRDAFAPVRAEIEGKEGSALVEGWARVLQRYGHWSMFRYLTEAAGLDERTVDLIGTVENMTSRLHLAFLHSFIGASLISPATSFYELPGGTATLADAMYAPVKDLVRLDRRATRISRTEDGVKVETVSEGRGGPVVRETFTGDRAIITVPFSGLRHIPVTPALSYGKRRAVTEIHYDAATKVLLEFSRRWWEFDEAEWKRELEAVRPGLYDAYRLGKAPADGSLLGAHPSVPGGHIPPGQRVHYAACRATARSQPEAAGVVGGGSVTDNANRFMYQPSHPVEGSRGGVLLASYSWADDALKWDSLDDDERYPRTLGGVQDVYGQRIEVFYTGVGRTQSWMRDPYAYGEASVLLPGQHTELFPDVRTPEGTLHFAGCHTSVKPAWIEGALESAVRAALEVHRA from the coding sequence ATGATCCATTCCGATGACGTCACCACGCCCTCCGCCTCGCCGTCCCGCCGTTCGCTGCTCGCCGGCGCCACGGCCGGTGCCGCCGCCCTCGCGGTGACCGGTCCGGCCGCCGCACCCGCCGCCGCCGTTCCCGCCGCCGTCCCCTCCGCCGCTCCCGCCGCCGCGCCCGGTGCGGACTGGGAGGCCTGCCTCACCGTCGCCCGCGCCATCCTCGTACGGGACGAACAGGACCGGCCGCTGGTGCCCTCCTACCGGGAGATCCTGCTGGGGAAGGGGCTGCCGCGGTCCGGGGGCGCGGCCAAGAAGGTGCTGGTCGTCGGGGCCGGTCCGGCCGGGCTCGCGGCCGCCCGGCTGCTCAGGGACGCCGGTCACACCGTCACCGTGATCGAGGCCAACGGCAACCGGGTCGGCGGGCGCATCAAGACCTTCCGGGCGGGCGGGCACGAGCGGTCGAAGCCGCCGTTCGCCGATCCGAAGCAGTACGCCGAGGCCGGGGCGATGCGCATCCCGGACAGCCATCCGCTGGTCACCGGGCTGATGGACGGCCTGGGCCTGAAGCGCCGGCGTTTCCACCTGGTCGACGTGGACGCCGGGGGCCGCCCCGCCAACCGCACCTGGATCCACGTCAACGGCGTCCGGGTCCGCCGTGCCGACTACGCGGCGAAGCCGCAGGCGGTGAACCGCTCCTTCGGTGTGCCCGCGGCCTACGAGAGCACCCCCGCCTCGCAGATCGTCAGGGACGCCTTCGCGCCCGTGCGCGCGGAGATCGAGGGCAAGGAGGGCAGCGCACTGGTCGAGGGCTGGGCGAGAGTGCTCCAGCGGTACGGGCACTGGTCGATGTTCCGGTACCTGACCGAGGCCGCCGGGCTGGACGAACGCACCGTCGACCTCATCGGCACGGTCGAGAACATGACCTCGCGGCTGCACCTCGCCTTCCTCCACAGCTTCATCGGGGCCTCGCTGATCAGCCCGGCCACCAGCTTCTACGAACTCCCCGGCGGCACCGCGACGCTGGCCGACGCCATGTACGCCCCGGTGAAGGACCTGGTGCGCCTGGACCGCCGGGCCACCCGGATCAGCCGTACGGAGGACGGTGTGAAGGTCGAGACGGTCTCCGAGGGGCGTGGCGGCCCCGTCGTCCGGGAGACCTTCACCGGTGACCGGGCGATCATCACGGTGCCCTTCTCGGGGCTGCGGCACATCCCGGTGACGCCGGCCCTCTCGTACGGCAAGCGGCGGGCGGTCACCGAGATCCACTACGACGCGGCGACCAAGGTGCTGCTCGAATTCAGCCGCCGCTGGTGGGAGTTCGACGAGGCGGAGTGGAAGCGTGAGCTGGAGGCCGTGCGCCCCGGCCTCTACGACGCCTACCGGCTCGGGAAGGCCCCGGCCGACGGTTCGCTGCTGGGCGCCCACCCCTCCGTCCCCGGCGGGCACATCCCGCCCGGCCAGCGGGTGCACTACGCCGCGTGCCGGGCGACGGCCCGCAGTCAGCCGGAGGCCGCCGGGGTCGTCGGCGGCGGCTCGGTGACCGACAACGCCAACCGCTTCATGTACCAGCCCTCGCACCCGGTCGAGGGCAGCCGGGGCGGGGTGCTCCTCGCCTCGTACAGCTGGGCCGACGACGCCCTGAAGTGGGATTCGCTGGACGACGACGAGCGCTACCCGCGCACCCTGGGCGGGGTCCAGGACGTGTACGGGCAGCGGATCGAGGTGTTCTACACGGGCGTGGGCCGCACCCAGTCCTGGATGCGCGACCCGTACGCGTACGGCGAGGCGTCCGTCCTGCTCCCCGGCCAGCACACCGAGCTCTTCCCCGACGTGCGCACGCCGGAGGGCACCCTGCACTTCGCCGGCTGCCACACCTCGGTCAAGCCCGCCTGGATCGAGGGCGCGCTGGAGTCGGCGGTCAGGGCGGCGCTGGAGGTGCACCGCGCCTGA